A single Mytilus trossulus isolate FHL-02 chromosome 12, PNRI_Mtr1.1.1.hap1, whole genome shotgun sequence DNA region contains:
- the LOC134693345 gene encoding hepatic lectin-like isoform X2 has translation MNVCLLYVFSFVFFFCNGSLVDQITQSSDIAAVTRNDITDIKKEVEVMEKNKHYLRLRLMNSEQDIASLKDRTQQLEHELENTKLTFWCEIEGLRNVTIQFEQELNETTNAWNTINNTIQDLRQRISVLDNQYSPLEIPGKHIDESDDLTRCPPNLHRSSNLFAYIDTCLVIVHDEYSWNDARRHCQQHGGDLAVIKDLKKQQFVMKALKNLRWDKNGVWIGGTDGYKEGEWKWVTGEKMTWGYWKDGQGVSYWEVCAQIRVDDSYKWHGYPCSGGFVYQYSSICEYNML, from the exons atgaaCGTGTGTTTGCTATATGTATTCTCTTTCGTATTCTTTTTCTGCAATGGCAGTTTGGTGGATCAAATAACTCAAAGTTCTGACATTGCGGCAGTTACTAGGAACGACATAACGGATATCAAGAAGGAAGTTGAGGTTATGGAAAAGAATAAGCATTATCTCCGTCTTAGATTAATGAATAGCGAACAGGATATTGCTTCTCTGAAAGATCGAACACAACAGTTGGAACATGAACTTGAAAACACTAAGCTGACATTTTGGTGTGAAATTGAAGGTTTGCGAAATGTCACCATACAGTTCGAACAAGAACTAAACGAAACAACAAATGCATGGAATACAATAAATAACACAATACAAGATTTACGTCAGAGAATCAGTGTGTTAGATAACCAATACTCACCTTTGGAGATACCGGGAAAGCATATCGATGAGTCAg ATGATTTAACACGTTGTCCTCCAAATCTTCATCGAAGCTCAAACTTGTTTGCCTACATTGACACATGCCTTGTAATCGTCCACGACGAATATTCCTGGAACGACGCGAGAAGACACTGTCAACAACATGGCGGAGATTTAGCTGTCATCAAAGACCTAAAAAAGCAACAGTTTGTAATGAAAGCTTTGAAAAACCTTCGTTGGGATAAAAATGGAGTCTGGATTGGCGGAACAGATGGATACAAGGAAGGCGAATGGAAATGGGTCACAG gagaaAAGATGACCTGGGGTTACTGGAAAGATGGTCAAGGAGTGAGTTACTGGGAAGTCTGTGCTCAGATCCGTGTTGATGATTCCTACAAATGGCATGGTTACCCATGCAGTGGTGGATTTGTTTATCAATATTCCAGTATTTGTGAATATA ACATGCTTTAA
- the LOC134693345 gene encoding hepatic lectin-like isoform X1 — protein sequence MNVCLLYVFSFVFFFCNGSLVDQITQSSDIAAVTRNDITDIKKEVEVMEKNKHYLRLRLMNSEQDIASLKDRTQQLEHELENTKLTFWCEIEGLRNVTIQFEQELNETTNAWNTINNTIQDLRQRISVLDNQYSPLEIPGKHIDESDDLTRCPPNLHRSSNLFAYIDTCLVIVHDEYSWNDARRHCQQHGGDLAVIKDLKKQQFVMKALKNLRWDKNGVWIGGTDGYKEGEWKWVTGEKMTWGYWKDGQGVSYWEVCAQIRVDDSYKWHGYPCSGGFVYQYSSICEYSELFLYIY from the exons atgaaCGTGTGTTTGCTATATGTATTCTCTTTCGTATTCTTTTTCTGCAATGGCAGTTTGGTGGATCAAATAACTCAAAGTTCTGACATTGCGGCAGTTACTAGGAACGACATAACGGATATCAAGAAGGAAGTTGAGGTTATGGAAAAGAATAAGCATTATCTCCGTCTTAGATTAATGAATAGCGAACAGGATATTGCTTCTCTGAAAGATCGAACACAACAGTTGGAACATGAACTTGAAAACACTAAGCTGACATTTTGGTGTGAAATTGAAGGTTTGCGAAATGTCACCATACAGTTCGAACAAGAACTAAACGAAACAACAAATGCATGGAATACAATAAATAACACAATACAAGATTTACGTCAGAGAATCAGTGTGTTAGATAACCAATACTCACCTTTGGAGATACCGGGAAAGCATATCGATGAGTCAg ATGATTTAACACGTTGTCCTCCAAATCTTCATCGAAGCTCAAACTTGTTTGCCTACATTGACACATGCCTTGTAATCGTCCACGACGAATATTCCTGGAACGACGCGAGAAGACACTGTCAACAACATGGCGGAGATTTAGCTGTCATCAAAGACCTAAAAAAGCAACAGTTTGTAATGAAAGCTTTGAAAAACCTTCGTTGGGATAAAAATGGAGTCTGGATTGGCGGAACAGATGGATACAAGGAAGGCGAATGGAAATGGGTCACAG gagaaAAGATGACCTGGGGTTACTGGAAAGATGGTCAAGGAGTGAGTTACTGGGAAGTCTGTGCTCAGATCCGTGTTGATGATTCCTACAAATGGCATGGTTACCCATGCAGTGGTGGATTTGTTTATCAATATTCCAGTATTTGTGAATATAGTGAGTTATTCTTATATATCTATTAG
- the LOC134693345 gene encoding ladderlectin-like isoform X3 has product MEKNKHYLRLRLMNSEQDIASLKDRTQQLEHELENTKLTFWCEIEGLRNVTIQFEQELNETTNAWNTINNTIQDLRQRISVLDNQYSPLEIPGKHIDESDDLTRCPPNLHRSSNLFAYIDTCLVIVHDEYSWNDARRHCQQHGGDLAVIKDLKKQQFVMKALKNLRWDKNGVWIGGTDGYKEGEWKWVTGEKMTWGYWKDGQGVSYWEVCAQIRVDDSYKWHGYPCSGGFVYQYSSICEYSELFLYIY; this is encoded by the exons ATGGAAAAGAATAAGCATTATCTCCGTCTTAGATTAATGAATAGCGAACAGGATATTGCTTCTCTGAAAGATCGAACACAACAGTTGGAACATGAACTTGAAAACACTAAGCTGACATTTTGGTGTGAAATTGAAGGTTTGCGAAATGTCACCATACAGTTCGAACAAGAACTAAACGAAACAACAAATGCATGGAATACAATAAATAACACAATACAAGATTTACGTCAGAGAATCAGTGTGTTAGATAACCAATACTCACCTTTGGAGATACCGGGAAAGCATATCGATGAGTCAg ATGATTTAACACGTTGTCCTCCAAATCTTCATCGAAGCTCAAACTTGTTTGCCTACATTGACACATGCCTTGTAATCGTCCACGACGAATATTCCTGGAACGACGCGAGAAGACACTGTCAACAACATGGCGGAGATTTAGCTGTCATCAAAGACCTAAAAAAGCAACAGTTTGTAATGAAAGCTTTGAAAAACCTTCGTTGGGATAAAAATGGAGTCTGGATTGGCGGAACAGATGGATACAAGGAAGGCGAATGGAAATGGGTCACAG gagaaAAGATGACCTGGGGTTACTGGAAAGATGGTCAAGGAGTGAGTTACTGGGAAGTCTGTGCTCAGATCCGTGTTGATGATTCCTACAAATGGCATGGTTACCCATGCAGTGGTGGATTTGTTTATCAATATTCCAGTATTTGTGAATATAGTGAGTTATTCTTATATATCTATTAG